One region of Streptomyces sp. NBC_00442 genomic DNA includes:
- a CDS encoding DUF5133 domain-containing protein, with protein sequence MLEPHPKTLRILLARYAEARIAHSCHGDPGAARELEDVAYTLCVMTATVCVEDAIAVADTILATARAGRPVGADRTETDLAA encoded by the coding sequence ATGCTCGAACCTCACCCCAAGACCCTGCGGATCCTCCTCGCACGCTACGCCGAGGCACGGATCGCCCACTCCTGCCACGGTGACCCAGGTGCGGCCAGGGAGCTGGAGGACGTCGCCTACACGCTGTGCGTGATGACCGCGACTGTCTGCGTGGAGGATGCCATTGCGGTCGCGGACACCATCCTTGCGACGGCCCGTGCCGGCCGCCCCGTCGGTGCCGACCGGACCGAGACGGACCTCGCCGCCTAG
- a CDS encoding heavy metal-binding domain-containing protein, whose product MTERTGQEPTGGAAQPSRDGIPEDAMRRLAQLQPGQKGSLFTSDLTVNEFLLVREAGFRPLGLVLGSSVYHVGIQLGRWTKNQELTKLSQAMYHARELAMSRMEAEASALGADGIVGVRLDIEFKEFGSDIAEFIAVGTAVKADGADPGATGTWLNNKGKPFTSDLSGQDFWTLIRAGYAPLDMVMGSCVYHVAHQRFAQALSTTGRNVEIEPFTQALYDARELAMSRMQAEGQALEAEGIVAVQLRQHSHTWGTHTTEFFAIGTAVRPLRDDHVIAQPTMVLSLDA is encoded by the coding sequence ATGACCGAGCGAACGGGACAAGAACCGACCGGAGGAGCCGCACAACCGTCCAGGGACGGCATACCCGAGGACGCGATGCGGCGACTCGCTCAGCTCCAACCGGGGCAGAAGGGCTCGCTGTTCACCTCGGACCTGACGGTGAACGAGTTCCTGCTGGTGCGCGAGGCCGGCTTCCGCCCGCTCGGGCTGGTCCTCGGCTCCTCGGTCTACCACGTCGGCATCCAGCTCGGCCGTTGGACGAAGAATCAGGAGCTGACCAAACTGTCCCAGGCCATGTACCACGCGCGCGAGCTGGCGATGAGCCGCATGGAGGCAGAGGCGAGCGCCCTGGGGGCGGACGGCATCGTCGGGGTGCGGCTGGACATCGAGTTCAAGGAGTTCGGCTCGGACATTGCCGAGTTCATCGCGGTCGGTACGGCGGTCAAGGCGGACGGCGCGGACCCGGGGGCGACCGGAACCTGGCTCAACAACAAGGGCAAGCCGTTCACCTCGGACCTGTCCGGTCAGGACTTCTGGACGCTGATCCGGGCCGGATACGCACCGCTGGACATGGTCATGGGCTCGTGCGTCTACCACGTGGCGCACCAGCGCTTCGCCCAGGCGTTGAGCACTACGGGCCGCAACGTCGAGATCGAGCCTTTCACCCAGGCGCTCTACGACGCACGCGAGTTGGCGATGAGCCGCATGCAGGCGGAGGGGCAGGCCCTGGAAGCCGAGGGCATCGTGGCGGTCCAGCTGAGACAGCACTCGCACACCTGGGGAACGCACACCACGGAGTTCTTCGCGATCGGGACAGCGGTGCGCCCCCTGCGCGACGACCACGTGATTGCCCAGCCGACCATGGTGCTGAGCCTCGATGCCTGA
- a CDS encoding heavy metal-binding domain-containing protein, whose amino-acid sequence MTYSGETAGPPGPAADGTAGPRDGRTWDSALSAEEFAAVKGVGFEPTGQVLGTAVFNIGYSGVWGCPGAWSPADGTKAASSAWRPSFAPLMTTMYTARRLALSRAVAECRALGGDGIVGVRLRIGAFPAGGLEFTALGTAVRAHSRIRPRQPFTSHLNGQDFAKLVHSGWVPTGLAFGIALATRHDDWRTPGPSSWTAGNQEIDGYTLLINHVRHEAREQLALDASKHGGDGIVVDDVTLRVWERDCPTIGSTRDLSAEAVFVGTSIARFDRAERPPGPRPLTIMRLERER is encoded by the coding sequence ATGACGTACTCAGGGGAAACTGCTGGTCCTCCGGGGCCCGCCGCCGACGGGACGGCGGGGCCCCGGGACGGCCGCACCTGGGACTCGGCGCTTTCGGCCGAGGAATTCGCCGCGGTCAAGGGCGTCGGGTTCGAGCCGACCGGTCAGGTACTCGGCACGGCCGTCTTCAACATCGGGTACTCCGGCGTTTGGGGCTGTCCGGGTGCGTGGTCGCCCGCGGACGGCACGAAAGCGGCGTCCTCGGCGTGGAGGCCGTCGTTCGCCCCGTTGATGACGACGATGTACACGGCACGCAGGCTGGCGCTGTCGCGCGCGGTGGCCGAGTGCCGGGCACTCGGCGGTGACGGGATCGTCGGGGTGCGGCTGAGGATCGGCGCATTTCCGGCGGGGGGCCTCGAGTTCACGGCGCTGGGCACCGCGGTCCGGGCCCACTCGCGCATCCGGCCGCGTCAGCCCTTCACGTCACACCTGAACGGTCAGGACTTCGCCAAGCTCGTGCACAGCGGCTGGGTACCCACCGGACTCGCCTTCGGCATCGCCCTCGCGACCCGCCACGACGACTGGCGTACCCCGGGCCCGAGTTCCTGGACCGCGGGGAACCAGGAGATCGACGGCTACACCCTGCTGATCAACCATGTCCGCCACGAAGCGCGGGAACAGCTGGCCTTGGACGCGTCGAAGCACGGCGGCGACGGGATCGTGGTGGACGACGTGACATTGCGCGTGTGGGAGCGCGACTGCCCCACGATCGGGAGCACGCGCGACCTCAGCGCGGAAGCGGTCTTCGTCGGCACCTCCATCGCCAGGTTCGATCGTGCCGAGCGGCCCCCCGGACCAAGACCACTGACCATCATGAGACTGGAGCGCGAGCGCTGA
- a CDS encoding GNAT family N-acetyltransferase, with amino-acid sequence MTLATPTLHTARLRLRPFADADADRLFALHSSTHAMRYWDSPPWKDQARARRFIAMCQKMADEHTGARVAIDRASDGAFVGWCALSGWNPDYRSASLGYCLDEAMWGHGFATEAAHAVLRWAFDTLDLNRVQAETDTRNVASARVLEKVGFVREGTLREDCVVNGDVSDSWVFGLLRREWRPGALSDPAPGKQP; translated from the coding sequence ATGACTTTGGCCACCCCCACCCTGCACACCGCCCGCCTGCGGCTGCGTCCCTTCGCCGACGCCGACGCGGACCGTCTCTTCGCGCTGCACAGCAGCACCCACGCGATGCGCTACTGGGACTCTCCGCCCTGGAAGGACCAGGCCCGCGCCCGACGTTTCATCGCGATGTGCCAGAAGATGGCCGACGAACACACCGGGGCACGGGTAGCCATCGACCGAGCCAGTGACGGGGCCTTCGTCGGCTGGTGCGCTCTGAGCGGATGGAACCCGGACTACCGCAGCGCGTCGCTGGGCTACTGCCTCGACGAAGCGATGTGGGGCCACGGCTTCGCCACGGAGGCCGCGCACGCCGTGCTGCGGTGGGCCTTCGACACCCTCGACCTGAACCGGGTCCAGGCCGAGACCGATACCCGCAACGTGGCATCCGCCCGGGTCCTGGAGAAGGTCGGCTTCGTGCGCGAAGGGACGCTGCGGGAGGACTGCGTCGTGAACGGCGACGTATCCGACTCGTGGGTGTTCGGACTGCTCAGGCGGGAGTGGCGGCCGGGCGCCCTGTCTGATCCCGCTCCCGGAAAGCAGCCCTGA
- the uvrA gene encoding excinuclease ABC subunit UvrA codes for MNRDASDSFVHVRGASEHNLRNIDVDVPRDAMVAFTGVSGSGKSSLAFGTLYAEAQRRYFESVAPYARRLLQQVGAPHVQEITGLPPAVALQQRRGSPSSRSTVGTLTTLSNLLRMLYSRAGTYPPGADRLEAESFSPNTAAGACPQCHGLGLVHDVAEDLLVPDPSLSIREGAIAAWPGAWQGANLRSVVSGLGIDIDRPWRRLRKKDRDWLLYTDEQPSVYVEPEEDRIDYGYQGTFWSARKHVMHVLADSKSERMRERALRFVRSVPCPACQGSGLRPEALAVTFAGRSIAEINAMPLSRIVALLRPVAGRPKADATTSMARSGETTEAAVRICGDLVARVDVLLGLGLGYLSLGRRSTTLSPGEAQRLRIATQLRSGLFGVVYVLDEPSAGLHPADAEPLLDVLERLKAAGNSLFVVEHDMDVVRRADWVVDIGPGAGEGGGRVLYSGPFAGLERVAESATSQYLFGRAEPLGHRPRTPHGWLRLRGVSRHNLHDVSVDVPLCALTVVTGVSGSGKSTLVTQVLAEVVRSHLGLGPEEPDEARLEVDVRDASGVETFDRLVLVDQRPIGRTPRSNLATYTGMFDAVRKLYAATDEARARGYSAGRFSFNVPEGRCETCQGEGFVAVELLFLPGTYAPCPACQGARYNAETLEVTYRGKNIAEVLGLSVDAAATFLSAVPAASRALETLREVGLGYLRLGQPATELSGGEAQRIKLATELQRARRGHALYLLDEPTAGLHPSDIALLLRQLHRLVDAGNTVVLVEHDLDTIATADWVIDLGPGGGDTGGRVVAAGPPAKVARSRRSATAPYLAARLAARE; via the coding sequence GTGAACAGGGACGCGAGCGACTCCTTCGTACATGTTCGGGGCGCCAGTGAGCACAACCTGCGGAACATCGACGTCGACGTACCGAGGGACGCGATGGTCGCGTTCACCGGCGTCTCCGGTTCGGGCAAGTCCTCGCTCGCCTTCGGCACGCTCTACGCGGAGGCCCAGCGCCGCTACTTCGAGTCCGTGGCCCCGTACGCCCGCAGGCTGCTCCAGCAGGTCGGCGCGCCGCACGTGCAGGAGATCACCGGTCTGCCGCCGGCCGTGGCTCTGCAGCAGCGGCGCGGGTCGCCGAGCTCGCGTTCGACGGTGGGCACCCTGACCACGCTCTCCAATCTGCTGCGCATGCTGTACTCCCGGGCCGGTACCTACCCGCCCGGGGCAGACCGCCTGGAAGCCGAGTCGTTCTCGCCCAACACCGCGGCCGGCGCCTGCCCGCAGTGCCACGGGCTGGGCCTGGTGCACGATGTCGCCGAGGACCTGCTCGTCCCCGACCCCTCACTGAGCATCCGCGAGGGAGCGATCGCCGCCTGGCCGGGTGCCTGGCAGGGCGCCAATCTGCGCAGTGTCGTGAGTGGCCTGGGGATCGACATCGACCGGCCGTGGCGCAGGCTCAGGAAGAAGGACCGGGACTGGCTGCTGTACACGGACGAGCAGCCCTCCGTGTACGTGGAGCCGGAGGAGGACCGCATCGACTACGGCTACCAGGGCACCTTCTGGAGCGCCCGCAAGCACGTGATGCACGTCCTGGCCGACTCCAAGAGCGAGAGGATGCGCGAACGGGCGCTGCGGTTCGTCAGAAGCGTGCCCTGCCCCGCGTGTCAGGGCAGCGGACTACGGCCCGAGGCGCTCGCCGTGACCTTCGCCGGACGTTCCATCGCCGAGATCAACGCGATGCCGCTGTCCCGGATCGTGGCGCTGCTGCGGCCCGTCGCGGGGCGGCCCAAGGCCGACGCCACCACGTCGATGGCCCGGTCGGGGGAGACGACGGAGGCCGCGGTCCGGATCTGCGGCGACCTGGTCGCCCGGGTCGACGTGCTGCTCGGCCTGGGCCTTGGGTATCTCAGCCTCGGGCGCCGTTCGACGACCCTGTCGCCCGGCGAGGCGCAGCGGCTGCGCATCGCCACCCAGCTGCGCTCGGGTCTGTTCGGCGTCGTCTACGTCCTCGACGAACCCTCCGCGGGCCTGCACCCGGCCGACGCGGAACCACTCCTTGACGTGCTGGAGCGCCTCAAGGCGGCCGGCAACTCGCTGTTCGTCGTGGAACACGACATGGACGTCGTACGCCGGGCGGACTGGGTGGTCGACATCGGCCCCGGTGCGGGCGAGGGCGGCGGACGCGTGCTGTACAGCGGCCCCTTCGCCGGGCTCGAGCGGGTGGCGGAGTCGGCCACGAGCCAGTACCTGTTCGGGCGCGCCGAGCCGCTCGGTCACCGCCCGCGCACACCACACGGCTGGCTGCGCCTGCGCGGCGTCTCCCGCCACAATCTGCACGACGTGTCCGTCGACGTACCGCTGTGTGCCCTGACGGTGGTGACGGGCGTGTCCGGTTCCGGGAAATCGACGCTGGTGACGCAGGTGCTCGCCGAGGTCGTCCGCAGCCATCTCGGACTCGGACCCGAGGAACCCGACGAGGCGCGGCTGGAGGTCGACGTCCGGGATGCGTCGGGGGTCGAGACGTTCGACCGGCTGGTCCTGGTGGACCAACGGCCCATCGGCCGGACCCCCCGGTCAAATCTGGCCACGTACACGGGGATGTTCGATGCGGTGCGCAAGCTGTACGCGGCGACGGACGAGGCCAGGGCGCGCGGCTACTCGGCGGGCCGGTTCTCCTTCAACGTCCCCGAAGGGAGGTGCGAGACCTGCCAGGGCGAAGGATTCGTCGCGGTGGAACTGCTGTTCCTGCCCGGCACCTACGCGCCGTGCCCGGCCTGCCAGGGCGCCCGGTACAACGCCGAAACGCTGGAGGTCACCTACCGCGGGAAGAACATCGCGGAAGTCCTCGGGCTGTCCGTCGACGCCGCCGCCACGTTCCTGTCCGCGGTCCCGGCCGCCTCCCGCGCTCTGGAGACCCTGCGCGAGGTCGGGCTTGGCTACCTGCGGCTCGGCCAGCCCGCGACGGAACTCAGCGGTGGCGAGGCGCAGCGCATCAAACTGGCCACCGAACTGCAGCGGGCCCGGCGCGGGCACGCGCTCTACCTGCTCGACGAGCCGACCGCGGGACTGCACCCCTCGGACATCGCGCTGTTGCTGCGCCAGCTGCACCGCCTCGTCGACGCCGGCAACACCGTCGTCCTCGTCGAGCACGACCTGGACACGATCGCCACCGCAGACTGGGTCATCGACCTGGGACCGGGCGGCGGCGACACGGGCGGGCGAGTCGTCGCGGCCGGCCCGCCGGCCAAGGTGGCCAGGTCCCGCCGCAGCGCCACCGCTCCCTACCTCGCGGCCCGGCTCGCCGCGCGCGAGTGA
- a CDS encoding MsnO8 family LLM class oxidoreductase, giving the protein MSDIRLGVLDLVPIPSGSSAADALRNTIDLARQTERFGYARYWFAEHHLNPGVAGASPAVVLALTASATSTIRIGSGAVQLGHRTALSTVEEFGLIDALHPGRLDLGLGRSGGRPPGQSTSPRPTTIPVVDGRAPNGLRIPPRFSFEHLTGSPRFLLQQQLLRQPDARAQDYGEQVDDILALLRGDYRSADGVDAHAVPGEGAEVEVWVLGSSGGQSAEVAGRNGLRFVANYHVSPATVLEAAEGYRAAFQPSDHLDKPYVAVSADVVVAEDDERARELAAGYGPWVRSIRTAEGAIPFPTPAQARAHPWTEADRALVADRVDTQFVGSAARVADRLEQLQEATGADELIITTITHDHADRVRSYELLAQEWHRR; this is encoded by the coding sequence ATGTCCGACATCCGCCTCGGGGTCCTCGACCTGGTCCCGATCCCGTCCGGCTCCAGCGCCGCGGACGCCCTGCGCAACACCATCGATCTCGCCCGGCAGACCGAACGATTCGGCTATGCCCGGTACTGGTTCGCCGAGCACCACCTCAACCCGGGTGTGGCCGGGGCCTCGCCCGCCGTGGTGCTGGCCCTGACCGCCTCCGCGACGTCCACGATCAGGATCGGCTCGGGGGCCGTACAGCTCGGTCATCGCACCGCTCTGTCCACCGTCGAGGAGTTCGGTCTCATCGACGCCCTGCACCCCGGGCGCCTCGACCTGGGGCTTGGCCGCTCGGGCGGCCGTCCCCCCGGACAGAGCACGAGCCCCCGGCCGACCACGATCCCCGTCGTCGACGGGCGCGCTCCCAACGGCCTGAGGATCCCGCCACGGTTCTCCTTCGAACACCTGACCGGGTCGCCTCGTTTTCTGCTCCAGCAGCAACTGCTGCGTCAGCCGGACGCACGCGCCCAGGACTACGGCGAGCAGGTCGACGACATCCTCGCGCTCCTGCGGGGCGACTACCGCTCCGCGGACGGTGTCGACGCACACGCCGTCCCCGGCGAGGGCGCCGAGGTGGAGGTGTGGGTCCTGGGCAGCAGCGGGGGCCAGAGCGCCGAGGTCGCGGGCCGCAACGGCCTGCGTTTCGTGGCCAATTACCATGTCAGCCCGGCCACCGTTCTGGAGGCGGCCGAGGGCTACCGCGCCGCGTTCCAGCCGTCCGACCACCTCGACAAGCCCTACGTCGCCGTATCGGCCGACGTTGTCGTCGCCGAGGACGACGAGAGGGCCCGCGAGCTGGCCGCCGGATACGGCCCGTGGGTGCGCAGCATCCGCACCGCCGAAGGCGCCATCCCCTTCCCCACCCCGGCCCAGGCACGTGCCCACCCCTGGACCGAAGCGGACCGGGCCCTGGTCGCCGACCGTGTCGACACCCAGTTCGTCGGCTCCGCGGCGCGCGTCGCCGACCGGCTCGAACAGCTGCAGGAGGCCACGGGCGCCGACGAGCTCATCATCACGACCATCACCCACGACCACGCCGACCGGGTGCGCTCCTACGAACTCCTGGCACAGGAGTGGCACCGCCGGTGA
- a CDS encoding LLM class flavin-dependent oxidoreductase: protein MKFLAVTLIVHAPDPVTGVQKSTNERFREVVDNARLAEELGFDGFGVGERHERPFISSSPPVVLSHIAALTSRIRLFTAVTTLSLLDPVRAFEDYATLDHLSAGRLDLIIGKGNGTAQRELFHVTPEDQWDRNAESYELFRRIWRRDRVSALPRFRPELADAEVWPRPLQQPIRVWHGSATSRESVDLAARYGDPLFSANVTHPIEPYAELVRHYRERWEHYGHDPARAVVGAGTAGYYAARTSQEAIAAYRPVFEGQLAFQKSAGVEPVFATLEDFVERSSALIGSPQQIIDKVHRYHEQFGHSVLHLRAEASGLTHAQHRDSLELFQSGIAPVLRRDIPDPPFPWAPRLAESERESESERESESERVSGRLSAPKRGPAIAPTES from the coding sequence ATGAAGTTCCTGGCCGTCACCCTCATCGTGCACGCCCCGGATCCGGTCACCGGCGTCCAGAAGTCCACCAACGAGCGTTTCCGTGAGGTCGTCGACAACGCGCGGCTGGCCGAGGAGCTCGGGTTCGACGGATTCGGCGTCGGTGAGCGCCATGAGAGGCCGTTCATCTCCTCCTCGCCGCCGGTTGTACTGAGCCACATCGCCGCACTGACCTCCCGGATCCGACTGTTCACCGCCGTCACCACCCTCAGCCTGCTCGATCCGGTACGCGCGTTCGAGGACTATGCGACCCTGGATCACCTGTCGGCGGGCCGCCTCGACCTGATCATCGGAAAGGGCAACGGCACTGCCCAGCGAGAGCTGTTCCATGTCACGCCCGAGGACCAGTGGGACCGCAACGCCGAGAGCTACGAGCTGTTCCGCCGCATCTGGCGGCGGGACAGGGTGAGCGCCCTGCCGCGGTTCCGCCCCGAGCTGGCAGACGCCGAGGTGTGGCCCAGGCCGCTCCAGCAGCCCATCCGGGTGTGGCACGGCAGCGCGACCAGCCGCGAGTCGGTCGATCTGGCCGCCCGCTACGGTGACCCCCTCTTCTCGGCCAACGTCACCCACCCGATCGAGCCGTACGCCGAACTCGTCCGCCACTACCGGGAGCGGTGGGAGCACTACGGTCACGACCCGGCTCGGGCCGTCGTCGGCGCGGGAACGGCCGGCTACTACGCGGCCCGCACCTCACAGGAAGCGATCGCCGCCTACCGGCCGGTGTTCGAGGGCCAGCTCGCGTTCCAGAAGAGCGCGGGCGTGGAGCCGGTCTTCGCCACCTTGGAGGACTTCGTCGAACGCAGCTCGGCGCTGATCGGCAGCCCGCAGCAAATCATCGACAAAGTGCACCGCTACCACGAGCAGTTCGGGCACAGCGTGCTCCACCTGCGTGCCGAGGCGAGCGGGCTCACCCATGCCCAGCACCGGGACTCACTCGAACTCTTCCAGTCCGGCATCGCCCCCGTTCTGCGGCGTGACATCCCCGACCCGCCGTTCCCCTGGGCCCCGCGCCTTGCCGAGTCCGAGCGGGAGTCCGAGTCCGAGCGGGAGTCCGAGTCCGAGCGGGTCTCCGGCCGGCTATCCGCGCCGAAGCGCGGGCCGGCGATCGCGCCCACCGAGAGTTGA
- a CDS encoding NtaA/DmoA family FMN-dependent monooxygenase (This protein belongs to a clade of FMN-dependent monooxygenases, within a broader family of flavin-dependent oxidoreductases, the luciferase-like monooxygenase (LMM) family, some of whose members use coenzyme F420 rather than FMN.) → MSKQSTSEPTSGKQSTSTPVPGKAASGKPLKQIHLAAHFPGVNNTTVWSDPRAGSHIEFSSFAHFARTAERAKFDFLFLAEGLRLREQGGLIYDLDVVGRPDTFTVLSALAAVTEHLGLTGTINSTFNEPYEVARQFAALDHLSAGRAAWNVVTSWDAFTGENFRRGGFLPQEQRYSRAKEFLSTATELFDSWHGGELVADQDSGIFVKDARAGAFAHQGQHFDIAGQFNVPRSPQGRPVIFQAGDSEEGREFAASGADAIFSRHSTMEAGLEFYADVKGRLARHGRARDQLLILPAATFVLGDTEAEAQERAHEIRRQQVSGRTAIKYLEHIWNRDLSGYDPDGPLPDVDPDPGENTIARGRASVRRFRDPLVVARQWRERAAAENLSIRELVIETTGGQSFIGTPATVAETINSFVQADAADGFILVPHITPGGLDEFADTVVPLLQERGVFRDEYTGTTLRDHLGLSHPDAHAEPGAGRAAS, encoded by the coding sequence ATGAGCAAGCAGAGCACGAGCGAGCCGACGTCCGGCAAGCAGAGCACGAGCACACCGGTCCCGGGCAAGGCGGCCTCGGGCAAGCCCCTCAAGCAGATCCACCTCGCGGCCCATTTCCCCGGCGTCAACAACACCACCGTATGGAGCGACCCGCGGGCGGGCAGCCACATAGAGTTCAGCTCGTTCGCGCACTTCGCACGGACCGCCGAGCGGGCCAAGTTCGACTTCCTCTTCCTCGCCGAGGGGCTCCGTCTGCGCGAACAGGGCGGTCTCATCTACGACTTGGACGTGGTGGGGCGGCCCGACACCTTCACCGTGCTGTCCGCGCTCGCCGCGGTGACCGAGCACCTCGGCTTGACCGGCACCATCAACTCCACCTTCAACGAACCCTATGAGGTGGCCCGGCAGTTCGCCGCGCTTGACCATCTCTCCGCCGGACGCGCCGCCTGGAACGTCGTCACCTCCTGGGACGCCTTCACCGGCGAGAACTTCCGGCGCGGGGGCTTCCTGCCACAGGAGCAGCGCTATTCCAGGGCCAAGGAGTTCCTCTCCACCGCGACCGAGCTGTTCGACTCCTGGCACGGCGGAGAACTCGTCGCCGATCAAGACTCCGGCATCTTCGTCAAGGACGCGCGGGCCGGAGCGTTCGCCCACCAAGGACAGCACTTCGACATCGCAGGGCAGTTCAACGTCCCGCGCAGCCCGCAGGGCCGTCCGGTGATTTTCCAGGCGGGCGATTCCGAGGAGGGGCGCGAATTCGCGGCTTCTGGTGCTGACGCCATCTTCAGCCGGCACAGCACAATGGAGGCGGGCCTGGAGTTCTACGCCGACGTCAAGGGACGCCTGGCCCGCCACGGACGGGCCCGTGACCAACTGCTGATCCTTCCCGCGGCGACCTTCGTCCTGGGCGACACGGAGGCAGAGGCACAGGAGCGCGCGCACGAGATACGCCGTCAACAGGTCAGCGGTCGGACCGCGATCAAGTACCTCGAACACATCTGGAACCGGGACCTGTCCGGTTACGACCCGGACGGCCCGCTCCCCGACGTCGACCCGGACCCCGGCGAGAACACGATTGCCCGCGGCCGGGCCAGCGTCCGCAGGTTCCGGGACCCGCTCGTCGTCGCCAGGCAGTGGCGCGAGCGCGCCGCGGCGGAGAACCTGTCGATCCGCGAGCTGGTCATCGAGACCACCGGTGGCCAGTCGTTCATCGGCACGCCCGCCACCGTCGCCGAGACCATCAACTCCTTCGTCCAGGCGGACGCCGCCGACGGCTTCATCCTGGTCCCGCACATCACCCCGGGCGGCCTGGACGAGTTCGCCGACACCGTGGTCCCGCTGCTCCAGGAACGGGGGGTGTTCCGCGACGAGTACACGGGCACCACGCTCCGCGACCACCTCGGGCTGTCCCATCCCGACGCCCACGCGGAGCCCGGGGCCGGGCGGGCCGCGTCATGA
- a CDS encoding LLM class flavin-dependent oxidoreductase: MSAQPPLHLAVALDGAGWHPAAWREPDARPHDLFTARYWADLVAEAERGRLDFVTFEDSLGPQSSHPIEPDARTDQVRGRLDAVLVAARVAPLTRHIGLIPTVVATHTEPFHISKAIATLDYVSAGRAGVRVQVSARQNEAAHFGRRTVPRLRFDERDTPEGRELSAELLGEAADHIEVVRRLWDSWEDDAEIRDVATGRFVDRDKLHYIDFEGRHFSVKGPSITPRPPQGQPVVSALAHGSASFPLVGGSADIGFVTPHDTDQARAVVADIRAAQAVAGREEEPLHIFGDLVVFLDEDPAAAGARKERLDRLAGYVYTSDAEVFTGSAGQLADLLLEWRRAGLSGFRLRPGAIGHDLEQITRHLVPELQRRDAFRHAYEADTLRGLLGLARPANRYAAA, encoded by the coding sequence GTGTCCGCACAACCCCCGCTTCACCTCGCCGTGGCGCTGGACGGCGCCGGCTGGCACCCCGCCGCATGGCGTGAGCCGGACGCCCGGCCCCACGACCTGTTCACCGCCCGCTACTGGGCCGATCTCGTGGCCGAGGCCGAACGCGGTCGGCTCGACTTCGTGACGTTCGAGGACTCGCTCGGGCCGCAGTCCTCGCACCCCATCGAGCCGGACGCGCGCACCGACCAGGTACGGGGCCGGCTGGACGCGGTGCTCGTCGCCGCCCGGGTCGCCCCTCTCACGCGCCACATCGGATTGATCCCAACGGTGGTCGCCACCCACACGGAGCCGTTCCACATCTCCAAGGCGATCGCCACGCTGGACTACGTCAGCGCCGGTCGTGCGGGTGTGCGCGTCCAGGTGTCGGCACGGCAGAACGAGGCCGCGCACTTCGGCCGCCGGACCGTCCCGCGTCTTCGCTTCGACGAAAGGGACACACCGGAAGGCCGCGAACTGAGCGCCGAGCTCCTGGGGGAGGCCGCCGACCACATCGAGGTGGTGCGGCGCCTGTGGGACAGCTGGGAGGACGACGCGGAGATCCGCGATGTCGCCACCGGACGTTTCGTCGACCGCGACAAGCTGCACTACATCGATTTCGAGGGGAGGCACTTCAGCGTCAAGGGACCCTCGATCACCCCCCGGCCGCCACAGGGACAGCCCGTCGTGAGCGCGCTCGCGCACGGAAGTGCGAGCTTCCCCCTGGTGGGCGGTTCGGCCGACATCGGCTTCGTCACCCCGCACGACACCGACCAGGCCCGCGCCGTCGTCGCCGACATCCGTGCCGCACAGGCCGTGGCGGGACGGGAGGAGGAGCCGCTGCACATCTTCGGTGACCTGGTGGTGTTCCTGGACGAGGACCCGGCGGCGGCCGGCGCCCGCAAGGAGCGTCTGGACCGTCTCGCGGGCTACGTCTACACCAGCGACGCCGAGGTGTTCACGGGGTCCGCCGGGCAGCTGGCGGACCTCCTGCTGGAGTGGCGCCGGGCCGGCCTGAGCGGCTTCCGGCTGCGTCCAGGAGCGATCGGTCACGACCTGGAGCAGATCACGCGGCACCTGGTGCCCGAACTCCAGCGCCGGGACGCCTTCCGGCATGCCTACGAGGCGGACACCCTGCGCGGGCTCCTCGGACTGGCCCGCCCCGCGAACCGTTACGCCGCTGCCTGA
- a CDS encoding putative leader peptide, with protein sequence MRGDGLPRRARQGPFVSGPADERAEVTVLFPHPTALTPTARVRAPQVRATQGHATQICAARGCVHLYSRLHIDLQRVACALCRS encoded by the coding sequence GTGCGAGGAGATGGGCTGCCGCGCCGAGCGCGGCAGGGCCCGTTCGTGAGCGGACCAGCGGATGAAAGAGCGGAGGTGACCGTGTTGTTCCCCCATCCCACTGCGCTCACCCCGACCGCCCGGGTCCGCGCCCCGCAGGTCCGCGCCACACAGGGCCATGCCACACAGATCTGCGCCGCACGTGGCTGCGTCCACCTGTACTCGCGGCTCCACATCGATCTGCAACGGGTGGCCTGCGCACTGTGTCGTTCCTGA